The Myxococcota bacterium sequence TTGTTGATGTCGGCCTCGCTCGGGGCGCTGGTCACGTCGGGTCTCTGGCTGTGGCTCCTGGCCGCGCGCCGCAGCCGCAACTGGGGCATCGCGTTCGCGGTCACCCTCTGGGTGCCCTACGTGAACTTCGTGGTCGCGAGCATCTTCGCGCGCCGCTATTGGCACGAGGGCGCGCGCGCGCCGGCGCTGCTGGCGCTCGCGGCCATGGCGGGCCAGACACTCGCCACGCTGCGCATGTTCGCGCCGGATCTCACGGTGCCGGTCTGAGCTCCCGCCCCAGCACACCGAACAGGTTGACCAGGATCCGATAGGTGAGGCCCCAGACCGTGAAGCGGTCGTAACGCACGGCCGGAAACACCACGCGCGTCGACTCGCGCGTGATCTCGTAGTCGATCGCGGCGTCCGGGTGCACGAGCCAGGGTACGGGGATCCAGACCGTCGACTGCACCTCGCGGTTCGGGGTGAGTCGGGGCCGCGCGTCCACCTGGTACACGAAGGGCGAAACGACGAGCGACCCGGCCCGGGTGTTGGCGAAGTCGTCGAGCCGCGCGATCGGCGAGCCGAGCTCGAGCCCGACCTCCTCGCGCGTCTCGCGCATCGACGTCGCTGCGAGGTTCGGGTCGCCGCGGTCGCGGCGCCCGCCCGGGAAGGCCATGTGACCCGACCACGGGTCGCCCTCCTTTAGCGCGCGCTCGATGAACAACAGCTCGGCTCCGCCCGACGGCGTGGCCAGGAAGACCAGCGCGACCGCGGCCAGCGAGTGGTCGCCGGCAGGCGCCGGCGCGAGCACGGGCCGGTGCGCGGCCAGCTTCGCGCGGATCTCGGCCATCTCGGGCCCGTCTGCCATCGGGGGCAATCGTAACCGAGCGGGCTATGCTGCCGCGCCGTGAGCTACGTCCTGGTCACCAACGACGACGGCGTCGATTCGCCGGCGCTCCTGCCGCTGGTCCACGCGCTGCGCGCGCAGGCCGAGGTGCGGGTGGCGGTGCCGTCCACCGAGCGCAGCTGGATCGGCAAGGCGATCTCGCGCTGGGACGAGCTCGCGGTGAAGCGCGTCGTGCGCGACGGGATCGAGATCCTGACCGTCGACGGCTATCCCGCCGACTGCACGAACC is a genomic window containing:
- a CDS encoding CoA pyrophosphatase, with translation MADGPEMAEIRAKLAAHRPVLAPAPAGDHSLAAVALVFLATPSGGAELLFIERALKEGDPWSGHMAFPGGRRDRGDPNLAATSMRETREEVGLELGSPIARLDDFANTRAGSLVVSPFVYQVDARPRLTPNREVQSTVWIPVPWLVHPDAAIDYEITRESTRVVFPAVRYDRFTVWGLTYRILVNLFGVLGRELRPAP